One genomic region from Spirosoma sp. KCTC 42546 encodes:
- a CDS encoding LytTR family DNA-binding domain-containing protein: MTILLIEDEPLIARQLLKLVRQLEPGATIEGPLASVQGICDYFTTIRSSGKPFPDLVISDIQLSDGVSFEAFRQINLNIPIIFTTAYDEYAIRAFKLNSLDYLLKPIDPEELKAALTKFHRWSANGIVGFDDQFRHFLSQLTEQSPVNHYKRRFSGHHLRQIISVPQEQVAYFLRNELIYLLTNEGKKLITDYKTLDELEELVDPARFFRANRQCLVSLDAVSGYRPHESQKLIVVLKNPNDKLELVVSKEKSGAFRHWIEG, encoded by the coding sequence ATGACCATTCTCCTCATTGAAGATGAACCGCTTATTGCCCGGCAACTCCTGAAGTTAGTTCGGCAGTTGGAACCAGGCGCTACTATCGAGGGCCCGCTGGCTAGCGTACAGGGGATTTGTGATTATTTCACTACTATTCGTTCATCAGGTAAGCCCTTTCCCGACCTCGTCATTTCGGATATTCAGCTTTCGGATGGTGTAAGCTTTGAGGCTTTTCGGCAGATCAATCTGAATATTCCCATCATTTTCACTACGGCCTACGACGAATATGCTATTCGGGCGTTCAAGCTCAACAGCCTCGATTACCTGCTTAAGCCCATTGATCCAGAAGAACTTAAAGCAGCTCTAACCAAATTCCATCGCTGGTCGGCAAATGGGATTGTTGGCTTTGATGATCAGTTCAGGCATTTCCTGAGTCAGCTTACCGAACAATCGCCTGTCAACCACTACAAACGCCGATTTTCAGGACATCACCTCCGTCAAATCATTTCGGTGCCCCAGGAACAGGTAGCCTACTTCCTGCGAAACGAGCTGATTTACCTGCTTACAAACGAAGGCAAAAAGCTAATCACCGATTACAAAACGCTCGATGAATTAGAGGAATTGGTTGATCCAGCCCGTTTCTTTCGAGCCAATCGCCAGTGTTTAGTCAGTCTCGATGCCGTATCGGGATACAGACCGCATGAAAGTCAGAAACTCATTGTCGTCCTTAAAAATCCGAACGACAAGCTTGAACTAGTCGTCAGTAAGGAGAAATCGGGTGCTTTCCGGCACTGGATTGAGGGGTGA